One segment of Xiphias gladius isolate SHS-SW01 ecotype Sanya breed wild chromosome 1, ASM1685928v1, whole genome shotgun sequence DNA contains the following:
- the LOC120784208 gene encoding serine protease 23-like, whose amino-acid sequence MRSRSALPGFASLLFLLVLPPVFSSSSRPQWIPQRVPVVLPQSTEARPAPHFLSPARLDVTSQCDPECHKRAPQRSYWDLRHLLAYETLHSDGQLTETAVGIYGYNSNLVTSPAYATGSSGKAERSHVRRKRQIFGHDGRFSIAGQNFLLKYPFSVAVKLSTGCSGTLVGDRHVLTAAHCVHDGKNYVKGAQKLRVGFLKPKQRDTQPSSFYLPSNFTNHVEGGPAPYAPPTNNKMKFQWIRAKRTHVPKGWIKGNANDIGMDYDYALLELKKPHKRRHMKLGVSPPVQRLPGRRVHFSGFDNDRPGQLVYRFCLAGEETSDLLYQHCDAQPGASGSGVYARMWDGRRRRWERKVIGVFSGHQWVERQGASQEFNVAVRITPLKYAQICYWIKGNFVDCREG is encoded by the exons ATGCGCTCCCGGTCTGCGCTCCCCGG GTTtgcctccctcctttttctcctcgtCCTCCCCCccgttttctcctcctcctcccgcccCCAGTGGATTCCCCAGCGTGTCCCTGTGGTCCTCCCACAGAGCACGGAGGCTCGGCCTGCCCCTCACTTCCTGTCGCCGGCTCGTCTGGATGTCACCTCCCAGTGTGACCCAGAATGCCACAAGAGAGCGCCTCAGCGGAGCTACTGGGACCTGCGGCATCTTTTGGCCTATGAGACTCTCCACTCTGACGGTCAACTAACCGAGACCGCCGTTGGGATCTATGGCTACAACTCCAACCTCGTCACCAGTCCGGCCTACGCCACAGGGTCATCTGGGAAGGCTGAGCGGTCACATGTCAGGAGAAAGCGACAGATCTTTGGCCATGATGGGCGTTTTAGCATTGCTGGACAGAACTTCCTGCTTAAATATCCATTCTCAGTGGCAGTCAAACTGTCCACTGGGTGCTCCGGTACACTGGTGGGGGACCGTCATGTTCTCACGGCTGCTCATTGTGTTCATGACGGTAAAAACTATGTGAAGGGAGCACAGAAGCTCCGGGTTGGCTTTTTAAAACCCAAGCAACGAGACACACAGCCTTCTTCCTTTTACCTTCCCTCCAACTTCACCAACCATGTGGAAGGGGGCCCGGCTCCTTACGCCCCACCaaccaacaacaaaatgaagttCCAGTGGATCAGAGCCAAGCGCACCCACGTTCCCAAAGGATGGATTAAAGGGAATGCCAATGACATTGGGATGGACTATGACTACGCTTTGCTTGAGCTCAAGAAACCCCACAAACGCCGCCACATGAAGTTAGGAGTCAGCCCCCCAGTTCAGAGGCTGCCTGGTCGACGGGTCCACTTCTCAGGATTCGATAATGACCGTCCAGGCCAGCTGGTGTATCGGTTCTGTCTGGCCGGCGAGGAGACATCAGACTTGCTTTACCAGCACTGTGATGCTCAACCTGGGGCCAGTGGCTCAGGGGTGTACGCCCGAATGTGGGATGGGAGGCGCCGGCGTTGGGAGCGGAAAGTAATTGGTGTCTTTTCTGGGCATCAGTGGGTGGAGCGACAAGGGGCGTCTCAGGAATTTAATGTAGCGGTGAGAATCACGCCCCTCAAATACGCTCAGATCTGCTACTGGATAAAAGGTAACTTTGTGGACTGCCGAGAGGGGTGA